One window of Paenibacillus albicereus genomic DNA carries:
- a CDS encoding carbohydrate ABC transporter permease has product MSKPSAALPPKAARDFHKLSPAWNAAFHVIAGLFALLCVFPFVFILIISFTNERTLAEDGYRLVPSEWSLEAYRYVLQNGDALLRSYGVTIFVTVVGTALGLLVVTLYAYGISRKSFQYRKFFNFFAFFTMLFNGGLVPTYIVVTQMLGLKDSIWALILPLMVNAFYVLIMRTFFLTMVPEAIIESGKIDGASELQIFYKLVLPLALPGLATIALFSTLGYWNDWFNALLYIENPNLVPLQSMLMRIETNMQFLLSQASSNSSLAQGLQNMPQDTARMAMVVLATGPIVLAYPFFQRYFVQGLTIGAVKE; this is encoded by the coding sequence ATGTCCAAACCGTCCGCCGCGCTGCCGCCCAAAGCGGCGCGCGACTTCCATAAGCTGAGCCCGGCCTGGAACGCGGCCTTCCACGTCATCGCCGGCCTGTTCGCGCTGCTGTGCGTGTTCCCGTTCGTGTTCATCCTCATCATTTCGTTCACGAACGAACGGACGCTTGCCGAGGACGGCTACCGGCTCGTTCCTTCCGAATGGAGCCTCGAGGCCTACCGCTACGTGCTGCAGAACGGCGACGCCCTGCTCCGCTCCTACGGCGTCACGATCTTCGTGACCGTCGTGGGCACGGCGCTCGGCCTGCTCGTCGTCACGCTGTACGCCTACGGCATCTCGCGCAAGAGCTTCCAGTACCGCAAGTTCTTCAACTTCTTCGCCTTCTTCACGATGCTGTTCAACGGCGGCCTCGTGCCGACATACATCGTCGTGACGCAGATGCTCGGCCTGAAGGACAGCATCTGGGCGCTCATCCTGCCGCTCATGGTCAACGCGTTCTACGTCCTCATCATGCGCACGTTCTTCCTCACGATGGTGCCCGAGGCGATCATCGAGTCCGGCAAGATCGACGGCGCCAGCGAGCTGCAGATTTTCTACAAGCTCGTCCTTCCGCTCGCGCTGCCGGGCCTGGCGACGATCGCGCTGTTCAGCACCCTCGGCTATTGGAACGACTGGTTCAACGCCCTGCTCTACATCGAGAACCCGAACCTCGTGCCGCTGCAGTCGATGCTCATGCGCATCGAGACGAACATGCAGTTCCTGCTGTCGCAGGCGTCCAGCAACTCCTCGCTCGCCCAGGGACTGCAGAACATGCCGCAGGATACGGCCCGCATGGCGATGGTCGTGCTCGCCACCGGCCCGATCGTGCTCGCCTACCCGTTCTTCCAACGCTACTTCGTCCAGGGCTTGACGATCGGGGCGGTCAAAGAGTAG
- a CDS encoding ABC transporter permease → MNGLAGFFRNLNRNKAILLMVLPGALWFLVFSYIPMAGAIIAFKEYRVSRHGFIDSVISSAWVGLDNFKFLFSTNDAWVITRNTLLYNVAFIVIGLVAAVAMAIVLSEITSKRMSKLYQTGMFMPYFLSWVIVGYFAFSFLSLDKGLLNQALRGLGLDPVNWYSDPTYWPFILVFISMWKAIGYNSVVYLASILGIDRSLYEAAMIDGANKWQQIRNITIPMLTPLMTILTLLAIGKIFYADFGLFYQVPRDSGALYSVTNVIDTYVYRGLKTTGEFGMVTAAGLYQSLVGFLLVITSNWIVGRVNKDNTLF, encoded by the coding sequence ATGAACGGACTGGCGGGCTTCTTCCGCAACCTGAACCGCAACAAGGCGATCCTGCTCATGGTCCTGCCGGGCGCGCTGTGGTTCCTCGTCTTCTCGTACATCCCGATGGCCGGAGCCATCATCGCATTCAAGGAATACCGCGTCAGCCGCCACGGCTTCATCGACAGCGTCATCAGCAGCGCATGGGTCGGGCTCGACAACTTCAAGTTCCTGTTCAGCACGAACGACGCCTGGGTCATCACGCGCAACACGCTGCTGTACAATGTCGCGTTCATCGTCATCGGCCTCGTCGCGGCGGTGGCGATGGCCATCGTGCTGTCGGAGATCACCAGCAAGCGCATGTCCAAGCTGTACCAGACGGGCATGTTCATGCCGTACTTCCTGTCCTGGGTCATCGTCGGCTACTTCGCGTTCAGCTTCCTCAGCCTGGACAAGGGCCTGCTCAACCAGGCGCTGCGCGGCCTCGGCCTCGACCCGGTCAATTGGTATTCCGACCCGACGTACTGGCCGTTCATCCTCGTGTTCATCAGCATGTGGAAAGCGATCGGCTACAACAGCGTCGTCTACCTCGCCTCCATCCTCGGCATCGACCGCTCGCTCTACGAGGCGGCGATGATCGACGGCGCGAACAAGTGGCAGCAGATCCGCAATATCACGATTCCGATGCTGACGCCGCTCATGACGATTCTGACGCTGCTCGCGATCGGCAAGATCTTCTACGCCGACTTCGGCCTGTTCTACCAGGTCCCTCGCGACTCCGGCGCGCTCTATTCGGTCACGAACGTCATCGACACCTATGTGTACCGCGGCCTCAAGACGACCGGCGAGTTCGGCATGGTGACGGCGGCGGGCTTGTACCAGTCTCTGGTCGGCTTCCTCCTGGTCATCACGTCCAACTGGATCGTCGGCCGGGTGAACAAGGACAATACGCTGTTCTAA
- a CDS encoding ABC transporter substrate-binding protein — protein sequence MKKRSTRTAGALALVLTAALAVTACGSESGSGNEGTAEKPVNLIWYTIGAPQKDTDKVMAEVSKYTAEKIGATVTMKQIDYGDYNQKMGVMAASGEPMDLLFTASWAFDYVQNARKGAFLEIDDLLKSHGQGIVDALDPAFLEGSKVDGHNYGIPANKELPAQSVWRFNKQQLDQLGLDYKQATTLESLEPFLKAAKEKLPGVLGLKMDSNFNPVVPYDYLIQGLPMGVALNGDSSKVINVLETPEMKQALETMHKYYKAGYISPEAATTTSTGDLEKTGKWLIDKADTQPLADNTWSTSLGYPIVSTPAGESIVYNWSVMGSMQAISANSEYPEKAMEFLNLLNTDAKLRNLIDSGIEGTHYKLTGDNRMENLPESKNYDMPTFSLGNVMLTYLNPGDPDDKWEQFKQFNEQGRPSPALGFNFDTSKVSTELASLQNVKAEVWAPLMTGTVDPATYLPRAIEKLNAAGLDRIIAEAQTQYDAWKASQK from the coding sequence ATGAAAAAGAGATCCACACGCACGGCGGGCGCGCTCGCGCTCGTCCTGACGGCTGCGCTGGCGGTCACCGCCTGCGGCAGCGAGAGCGGCTCCGGCAACGAAGGCACCGCCGAGAAACCGGTCAACCTGATCTGGTACACGATCGGGGCTCCGCAGAAGGACACCGACAAGGTCATGGCCGAAGTGAGCAAGTACACCGCCGAGAAGATCGGCGCCACCGTCACGATGAAGCAGATCGATTACGGAGACTACAACCAGAAGATGGGCGTCATGGCCGCTTCCGGGGAGCCGATGGACCTCCTGTTCACCGCCTCGTGGGCGTTCGACTACGTGCAGAACGCGCGCAAGGGCGCTTTCCTCGAAATCGACGACCTGCTGAAGTCGCACGGCCAAGGCATCGTCGACGCGCTCGACCCGGCCTTCCTCGAAGGCTCGAAGGTCGACGGCCACAACTACGGCATCCCGGCCAACAAGGAGCTGCCGGCGCAATCCGTCTGGCGCTTCAACAAGCAGCAGCTCGACCAGCTCGGCCTCGACTACAAGCAGGCGACGACGCTAGAGAGCCTGGAGCCGTTCCTCAAGGCAGCCAAGGAGAAGCTGCCGGGCGTGCTCGGCCTGAAGATGGACAGCAACTTCAATCCGGTCGTGCCTTATGACTACCTGATCCAGGGGCTGCCGATGGGCGTCGCCCTGAACGGCGACAGCAGCAAGGTCATCAACGTGCTGGAGACGCCGGAGATGAAGCAGGCGCTGGAGACGATGCACAAGTATTACAAAGCCGGCTACATCTCCCCGGAAGCGGCGACGACGACATCGACCGGCGACCTCGAGAAGACGGGCAAGTGGCTGATCGACAAAGCCGACACCCAGCCGCTCGCCGACAATACGTGGAGCACCAGCCTCGGCTACCCGATCGTCTCGACGCCGGCCGGCGAGTCGATCGTCTACAACTGGTCCGTCATGGGCTCGATGCAGGCGATCTCGGCCAACTCGGAGTATCCGGAGAAGGCGATGGAGTTCCTGAACCTGCTCAACACCGACGCCAAGCTGCGCAACCTGATCGACTCCGGCATCGAAGGAACGCACTACAAGCTGACCGGCGACAACCGCATGGAGAACCTGCCAGAATCCAAAAACTACGACATGCCGACGTTCTCGCTCGGCAACGTCATGCTGACCTACCTGAACCCGGGCGATCCGGACGACAAGTGGGAGCAGTTCAAGCAGTTCAACGAGCAAGGCCGTCCTTCCCCGGCGCTCGGCTTCAACTTCGACACCTCCAAGGTATCGACGGAGCTGGCGAGCCTGCAGAACGTCAAGGCGGAAGTCTGGGCGCCGCTCATGACCGGCACGGTCGATCCGGCCACCTACCTGCCGCGCGCCATCGAGAAGCTCAACGCCGCCGGCCTCGACCGGATCATCGCCGAGGCGCAGACCCAGTACGACGCCTGGAAGGCCTCGCAGAAGTAA
- a CDS encoding response regulator — MYRVLLVDDEPFIVEGLQDALDWSSFELEIAGTAGSGRAALELLRRRPVDLLITDITMPGMSGLELIREARKLLPELKVIILSGYNEFDYLKEGMSLGIENYLLKPVSFQELRSTLSASVAKLSAAPAGAPVLSPEEKGILRDRILFRWMRGDIDPIELGQRAELLRLPLGQPWLCAATARHAASGGAQARRLVDETLGEREAPLRFSDLDGDEVLLFLGGSPEEARARARAALERLAEADASWRAGGSRPEAGGAGASSGAAAPPGSASGPAPAPPGSAAAMPAPGPARPGSVSGPSAALPAPGPAPAPPGSASAPPAPGPDPAPPGSAAASPGTGSGLDSAPVRFSLGTAERIGELEQRSYAFAKKAQDYHLLHAGSPILDAAELRPSASSTDEPLEIGGDAYSRWLLARDTDALFTRVDDDFLALQRREGATPELLKSAAIELVVAFRLELRDMKGGEQSQEVLFQFKKSLDRISRASALEELTDAVKASAHFTMELLQRSDRVPIVSQVVQHVAERYAEPLSLKSLGATYHIHPAYLGQLFAKETGAGFTDYLNRYRIERAKDKLRTTDDKVADISQEVGYVETGYFYKQFKKYVGLSPNEYRELR; from the coding sequence ATGTACAGAGTGCTGCTCGTCGATGACGAGCCGTTCATCGTCGAAGGCTTGCAGGACGCGCTCGACTGGTCTTCGTTCGAGCTGGAGATCGCGGGCACGGCCGGCAGCGGCCGGGCCGCGCTGGAGCTGCTGCGGCGGCGCCCGGTCGACTTGCTCATCACGGACATCACGATGCCGGGCATGAGCGGGCTGGAGCTGATCCGCGAGGCCCGCAAGCTGCTGCCGGAGCTCAAGGTCATCATCCTGAGCGGCTACAACGAGTTCGACTACCTCAAGGAAGGCATGTCGCTCGGCATCGAGAACTACCTGCTCAAGCCGGTCAGCTTTCAGGAGCTGCGCTCGACGCTGTCCGCCTCCGTCGCCAAGCTGAGCGCCGCCCCGGCCGGCGCTCCGGTCCTCTCTCCCGAGGAAAAGGGCATTCTGCGCGACCGCATCCTGTTCCGCTGGATGCGAGGCGACATCGATCCGATCGAGCTCGGCCAGCGCGCCGAGCTGCTCCGCCTGCCGCTCGGGCAGCCGTGGCTGTGCGCCGCGACCGCCCGCCATGCGGCGAGCGGCGGCGCGCAGGCTCGACGTCTCGTGGACGAGACGCTCGGCGAGCGGGAAGCACCGCTGCGCTTCTCCGATCTCGACGGCGACGAGGTGCTGCTATTTCTCGGCGGAAGCCCCGAGGAGGCCCGCGCCCGTGCCCGCGCCGCGCTGGAGCGGCTCGCGGAGGCCGATGCCTCCTGGCGCGCAGGCGGCTCGCGGCCGGAGGCTGGCGGCGCAGGCGCCTCCTCCGGAGCGGCGGCCCCACCCGGCTCCGCGTCCGGCCCTGCCCCGGCCCCGCCCGGCTCTGCCGCCGCTATGCCCGCGCCCGGCCCCGCCCGGCCCGGCTCCGTCTCCGGCCCGTCTGCGGCTCTGCCTGCGCCCGGCCCGGCCCCGGCCCCACCCGGCTCTGCCTCCGCCCCTCCCGCGCCCGGCCCTGACCCGGCCCCGCCCGGCTCTGCCGCCGCTTCGCCAGGCACCGGCTCCGGCCTCGACTCGGCGCCGGTGCGCTTCTCGCTCGGCACGGCCGAGCGCATCGGCGAGCTGGAGCAGCGCAGCTACGCCTTCGCCAAAAAGGCGCAGGACTACCACCTGCTCCATGCCGGCAGCCCGATCCTCGACGCGGCCGAGCTGCGGCCGTCTGCCTCCTCGACCGACGAGCCGCTCGAGATCGGCGGCGACGCCTACTCGCGCTGGCTGCTCGCGCGGGATACGGACGCTCTTTTCACTCGCGTCGACGACGACTTCCTGGCGCTGCAGCGGCGCGAGGGGGCGACGCCGGAGCTGCTCAAGAGCGCGGCGATCGAGCTCGTCGTCGCCTTCCGGCTGGAGCTGCGCGACATGAAGGGCGGGGAGCAGTCGCAGGAGGTGCTGTTTCAGTTCAAGAAGTCGCTCGACCGGATCAGCCGCGCCTCGGCGCTGGAGGAGCTGACCGACGCCGTCAAGGCTTCCGCCCACTTCACGATGGAGCTGCTGCAGCGGAGCGACCGCGTCCCGATCGTCAGCCAGGTCGTGCAGCATGTGGCCGAGCGCTACGCCGAGCCGCTGTCGCTCAAGTCGCTCGGTGCGACGTACCACATCCATCCCGCCTACCTCGGGCAGCTGTTCGCCAAGGAGACCGGCGCCGGCTTCACCGACTACCTCAACCGCTACCGCATCGAGCGGGCCAAGGACAAGCTCCGGACGACGGACGACAAGGTCGCCGACATCTCGCAGGAGGTCGGGTATGTGGAGACCGGCTACTTCTACAAGCAATTCAAGAAATACGTGGGCCTGTCGCCTAATGAATATCGGGAGCTGCGCTGA
- a CDS encoding sensor histidine kinase: MKTMKARSFYRTYVKNNLFTKLLATLSAISVLTIVTLAYLLYAFIADSARSDILANQRRAMEAVSARLQASSDSVQRIVADLYQDQALSQNVTYLLSHPFADYFRYRIDRYTDEPRAGYGNAITYFERQLAADSSIRQMMLYSSVQQYLYAWKAGGSPQLLELNSALSYIPDAMALELPSISAPNPWVARGLGLDADRVYAVRAAVNNPGTLQKTGQLLVHFSSDSLLSALRPYLDELKGYVLVLTPQGQVLFDSSGRYYGSIYPYASRISSLDAAATLDRPSRVAVLSDSLAGYSVVGVVPDEQLDAATAGLRRTVLLLSGLGILLAVLLPGFAVASVARRTGSLVRLMRRVETGDFAGRIQDERGDELGQIGQGFNRMLDRLNRQIEQEYKAELRQRSTELSAIQARINPHFLSNTLEVIRMRAVSRGADDVAEMIYSLSVLFRSMVGSRSLVPLREELELGRRYLELFRIRYKDRFAYSIRMDDSLATSPVVKLSLQPVMENYIVHGLDTDRDDNRFDISAVRGGGGRIVVTLRDNGRGMEPQALEALRQRLQRPPQAQEESGSFGLQSILDRLRLVYGSHAAGLDVDSAAGAGTTVTIWFPVGSEERSGGL; encoded by the coding sequence ATGAAGACGATGAAGGCGCGCAGCTTCTACCGCACCTACGTCAAGAACAACCTGTTCACGAAGCTGCTCGCGACGCTGTCGGCCATCTCCGTGCTGACGATCGTGACGCTGGCCTACCTGCTGTACGCCTTCATCGCGGACTCCGCGCGGAGCGACATCCTGGCCAACCAGCGGCGCGCGATGGAAGCGGTATCCGCCCGCCTGCAGGCGAGCAGCGACAGCGTGCAGCGCATCGTCGCGGACCTGTACCAGGATCAGGCGCTCAGCCAGAACGTCACCTATCTGCTGTCCCATCCGTTCGCCGACTATTTCCGTTACCGCATCGACCGCTACACGGACGAGCCTCGGGCCGGCTACGGCAACGCGATCACCTACTTCGAGCGCCAACTCGCAGCCGACAGCTCCATCCGCCAGATGATGCTGTACAGCTCCGTCCAGCAGTACCTGTACGCCTGGAAAGCAGGCGGGAGCCCGCAGCTGCTCGAGCTGAACTCGGCGTTGTCCTACATCCCCGACGCGATGGCGCTCGAGCTGCCGTCCATCTCCGCGCCGAACCCGTGGGTGGCGCGCGGGCTCGGCCTCGATGCCGACCGGGTGTATGCGGTGCGGGCCGCCGTCAACAACCCCGGCACGCTGCAGAAGACCGGGCAGCTGCTCGTCCATTTCAGCTCGGACAGCCTCCTCTCGGCCCTCCGGCCCTACCTGGACGAGCTCAAAGGCTACGTGCTCGTGCTGACGCCGCAAGGCCAGGTGCTGTTCGACTCGTCCGGCCGCTACTACGGCTCCATCTATCCGTACGCCTCGCGCATCAGCTCGCTCGATGCCGCCGCCACGCTCGACCGGCCTTCCCGGGTCGCCGTGCTGAGCGACAGCCTCGCCGGGTACTCCGTCGTCGGCGTCGTCCCGGACGAGCAGCTGGATGCCGCGACCGCCGGCCTGCGGCGCACGGTGCTGCTGCTGAGCGGGCTCGGCATCCTGCTCGCCGTGCTGCTGCCGGGCTTCGCCGTGGCGAGCGTGGCGCGCCGCACCGGCAGCCTCGTGCGCCTCATGCGGCGCGTCGAGACCGGCGACTTCGCCGGCCGCATCCAGGACGAGCGCGGCGACGAGCTCGGGCAGATCGGCCAGGGCTTCAACCGCATGCTCGACCGGCTGAACCGCCAGATCGAGCAGGAATACAAGGCCGAGCTGCGCCAGCGCAGCACCGAGCTGTCCGCCATCCAGGCGCGCATCAACCCGCATTTCCTGTCCAACACGCTCGAGGTCATCCGCATGCGGGCCGTATCGCGCGGAGCGGACGACGTCGCGGAGATGATCTACAGCCTGTCCGTGCTGTTCCGCAGCATGGTCGGCAGCCGCAGCCTCGTGCCGCTGCGCGAGGAGCTGGAGCTCGGCCGGCGCTATCTGGAGCTGTTCCGCATCCGCTACAAGGACCGGTTCGCCTACTCGATCCGCATGGACGACAGCCTCGCCACCTCCCCCGTCGTGAAGCTCTCCTTGCAGCCGGTCATGGAAAATTACATCGTGCACGGCCTCGACACCGATCGCGACGACAATCGCTTCGACATCTCCGCCGTGCGCGGAGGGGGCGGCCGCATCGTCGTCACGCTGCGCGACAACGGACGCGGCATGGAGCCGCAGGCGCTGGAGGCGCTGCGACAGCGGCTGCAGCGGCCGCCCCAGGCGCAGGAGGAGAGCGGCTCGTTCGGCCTGCAGAGCATCCTCGACCGCCTGCGGCTCGTCTACGGCTCGCATGCCGCCGGGCTGGACGTCGACAGCGCGGCCGGAGCCGGCACGACGGTGACGATCTGGTTCCCGGTCGGGAGCGAGGAACGCTCCGGCGGGCTGTAG
- the queC gene encoding 7-cyano-7-deazaguanine synthase QueC: MDKLEGGSLDKRKGKAVVVFSGGQDSTTCLFWALQRYEEVEAVTFRYGQRHALELECAASIAAELGVRHHVLDMSLLGQLAPSSLTRSDVAVADASEEGGLPNTFVPGRNLLFLSFAAVLAQGVGARTIVTGVCETDFSGYPDCRNIFIQSLNVSLNLAMDETFVIETPLMWLDKEQTWELADRLGAFDFVRERTLTCYNGIPADGCGECPACKLRRAGLDKYLARRGAQVEARA, from the coding sequence ATGGACAAGCTTGAGGGAGGTTCCCTCGATAAGCGGAAAGGCAAGGCGGTCGTCGTCTTCAGCGGCGGCCAGGACAGCACGACGTGCCTGTTCTGGGCGCTGCAGCGGTATGAGGAAGTGGAGGCGGTGACGTTCCGCTACGGGCAGCGCCACGCGCTGGAGCTGGAGTGCGCGGCGTCCATCGCCGCAGAGCTCGGCGTCCGGCACCATGTGCTGGACATGAGCCTGCTCGGGCAGCTCGCGCCGAGCTCGCTCACGCGCAGCGACGTCGCCGTAGCGGACGCCTCGGAGGAGGGCGGGCTGCCGAATACGTTCGTGCCGGGCCGCAACCTGCTGTTCCTGTCGTTCGCGGCGGTGCTCGCGCAAGGCGTCGGCGCCCGGACGATCGTCACGGGCGTCTGCGAGACGGACTTCAGCGGCTATCCCGACTGCCGCAACATCTTCATCCAGTCGCTGAACGTCTCGCTGAACCTGGCGATGGACGAGACGTTCGTCATCGAGACGCCGCTCATGTGGCTGGACAAGGAGCAGACCTGGGAGCTGGCGGACCGCCTCGGCGCGTTCGACTTCGTGCGGGAGCGCACGCTTACCTGCTACAACGGCATCCCGGCGGACGGCTGCGGCGAATGCCCGGCCTGCAAGCTGCGGCGCGCCGGACTGGACAAGTATCTGGCGCGGCGCGGAGCGCAGGTGGAGGCGCGAGCATGA
- a CDS encoding 6-carboxytetrahydropterin synthase, translating to MMHAIYPAPPHPYRFELNKEFHFAAAHYIPAEAAGRCSRVHGHTYHCNVAVGGDRLDECGFLVNFSEIKKLVQDRFDHRLLNDDELFGGPARMPNGGRAAKAAGQGAAENAMQRAEAVAAAEQGASSGAGQRRSAADEAQAGAENDAELDSDQFPTTEVVARAVWRLVQEELDRRGHGARCLQVFLRETPSSYVIYRPEAAHG from the coding sequence ATGATGCATGCGATCTATCCGGCGCCCCCCCATCCGTACCGCTTCGAGCTGAACAAGGAGTTCCATTTCGCGGCGGCGCACTACATTCCGGCCGAGGCGGCCGGCCGCTGCAGCCGCGTGCACGGGCACACGTACCATTGCAACGTCGCTGTCGGCGGCGACCGGCTGGACGAGTGCGGCTTTCTCGTGAACTTCTCGGAGATCAAGAAGCTGGTGCAGGACCGGTTCGACCACCGGCTGCTCAACGACGACGAGCTGTTCGGCGGTCCGGCGCGGATGCCGAATGGAGGCAGGGCGGCGAAAGCGGCGGGTCAAGGCGCGGCGGAGAACGCGATGCAGCGAGCCGAAGCGGTCGCGGCGGCTGAGCAAGGAGCTTCGTCTGGCGCAGGCCAGCGCCGCTCGGCAGCGGACGAGGCGCAGGCCGGCGCTGAAAACGATGCAGAGCTCGACTCGGATCAATTCCCGACGACGGAGGTCGTCGCCCGGGCCGTCTGGCGGCTCGTGCAGGAGGAGCTCGACCGCCGCGGCCACGGCGCGCGCTGCCTGCAGGTGTTTCTGCGGGAGACGCCGTCGAGCTATGTGATCTATCGCCCGGAGGCCGCTCATGGGTGA
- the queF gene encoding preQ(1) synthase encodes MSEIEQGRSKEELGGVTLLGNQGTQYPTTYAPEVLESFVNKHPGRDYRVKFNCPEFTSLCPMTGQPDFATIYIAYIPDELMVESKSLKLYLFSFRNHGDFHEDCMNIILNDLVALMQPKFIEVWGKFTPRGGISIDPYCNWGRPGTKYEQMAEYRMMNLDLYPEKIDNR; translated from the coding sequence ATGAGCGAGATCGAGCAAGGAAGAAGCAAGGAGGAGCTGGGCGGCGTCACGCTGCTCGGCAACCAGGGCACGCAGTATCCGACGACGTATGCGCCGGAGGTGCTGGAGAGCTTCGTCAACAAGCATCCGGGGCGCGACTACCGCGTCAAGTTCAACTGTCCGGAATTCACGAGCCTGTGCCCGATGACGGGCCAGCCGGACTTCGCGACGATCTACATCGCCTACATCCCGGACGAGCTGATGGTCGAGAGCAAGTCGCTCAAGCTGTATCTGTTCAGCTTCCGCAACCACGGGGACTTCCACGAGGACTGCATGAACATCATCCTGAACGACCTGGTCGCGCTCATGCAGCCGAAGTTCATCGAGGTGTGGGGCAAGTTCACGCCGCGCGGCGGCATCTCCATCGACCCGTACTGCAACTGGGGCCGTCCGGGCACGAAGTACGAGCAGATGGCGGAGTACCGCATGATGAACCTGGACCTGTACCCGGAGAAGATCGACAACCGCTGA
- a CDS encoding amino acid permease has translation MTMISLGGSIGTGLFLASGGAIHSAGPGGALLAYGLIGLMVYFLMTSLGEMATHMPVSGTFSTYASRFVEPSFGFAIGWNYWYNWAITLAAELAAATLILKYWLPGSSSLLWSALFLALLVGLNLLSVRAYGESEFWFAMIKIVTVIVFIAVGLLMVVGIWRGDGIGGTGFANLTDNPFPMGMLAVLGVFMAAGFSFQGTELVGVAAGESEDPKRSVPRAIRTIFWRILLFYMLAILVIGLLIPYTTEELASSDISQSPFTIVFEKAGLSIAASVMNAVILTSVLSAGNSGLYASTRMLYTLAQEGKAPRWLAGVNGRGVPVPALLVTGAFGMLAFLASFFGDGVVYVWLLNASGMTGFIVWMGIAISHYRFRRAWAAQGRSLDELTYRAKWFPLGPLLAMGLCAVVIGGQFVGGLSDGRVDWAYIVASYFGLPLFLAIWLGHKWKHRTKLLPLQECRLDPEE, from the coding sequence ATGACGATGATCTCGCTCGGCGGCTCGATCGGCACCGGGCTGTTCCTCGCCAGCGGCGGCGCGATCCATAGCGCCGGTCCCGGCGGAGCGCTGCTCGCCTACGGCCTCATCGGCCTCATGGTGTACTTCCTCATGACGAGCCTGGGCGAAATGGCGACGCATATGCCGGTATCCGGCACGTTCAGCACGTATGCGAGCCGCTTCGTCGAGCCGAGCTTCGGCTTCGCCATCGGCTGGAACTACTGGTACAACTGGGCGATCACGCTCGCTGCCGAGCTGGCCGCCGCGACGCTCATCCTGAAGTACTGGCTCCCCGGCAGCAGCTCGCTGCTCTGGTCGGCGCTGTTCCTCGCGCTGCTCGTCGGCCTGAACCTGCTGTCGGTGCGGGCCTACGGCGAGTCCGAATTCTGGTTCGCGATGATTAAGATCGTGACCGTCATCGTCTTCATCGCCGTCGGCCTGCTCATGGTCGTCGGCATCTGGCGCGGCGACGGCATAGGCGGCACCGGCTTCGCCAACCTGACCGACAACCCGTTCCCGATGGGCATGCTCGCCGTGCTCGGCGTCTTCATGGCTGCCGGCTTCTCCTTCCAGGGTACGGAGCTCGTCGGCGTCGCCGCCGGCGAGAGCGAGGACCCGAAGCGCAGCGTGCCGCGCGCCATCCGCACGATCTTCTGGCGCATCCTGCTGTTCTACATGCTGGCGATCCTCGTCATCGGCCTGCTCATCCCCTACACGACGGAGGAGCTCGCGAGCAGCGACATCTCGCAGAGTCCGTTCACGATCGTCTTCGAAAAAGCCGGCCTCAGCATCGCGGCGTCCGTCATGAACGCCGTCATCCTGACCTCGGTGCTCTCGGCGGGCAACTCCGGCCTCTACGCCAGCACGCGCATGCTCTATACGCTGGCCCAAGAAGGCAAGGCACCGCGCTGGCTCGCCGGCGTGAACGGACGCGGCGTGCCGGTGCCGGCGCTGCTCGTGACGGGCGCGTTCGGCATGCTGGCCTTCCTCGCCTCGTTCTTCGGCGACGGCGTCGTCTACGTCTGGCTGCTCAACGCGTCCGGCATGACCGGCTTCATCGTCTGGATGGGCATCGCGATCAGCCACTATCGGTTCCGCCGCGCCTGGGCGGCGCAGGGCCGCTCGCTGGACGAGCTGACCTATCGCGCCAAGTGGTTCCCGCTCGGCCCGCTGCTCGCGATGGGGCTGTGCGCCGTCGTCATCGGCGGCCAATTCGTCGGCGGCCTCTCGGACGGCCGGGTCGACTGGGCGTACATCGTCGCCTCCTACTTCGGCCTGCCGCTGTTCCTCGCCATCTGGCTCGGCCACAAGTGGAAGCATCGCACCAAGCTGCTGCCGCTGCAGGAGTGCCGGCTGGACCCGGAGGAATAG